One Peromyscus leucopus breed LL Stock chromosome 20, UCI_PerLeu_2.1, whole genome shotgun sequence genomic region harbors:
- the LOC114684755 gene encoding uncharacterized protein LOC114684755 isoform X1: MGRGGRNQGLPRALNSKHLYSWMKRSDGSCGLLRAQERWKDRWKRVQGVNLANPPCTQIRTVTFWVWVWLVTKVPGAGLPVGIMGALRSRPGWNNRKRGGGWGGRSPKAGRLNPTTATSLLRCVFVHFASFSSQSSSENLQRDHGQVEGEDPPTPGRPKGIAPRAAPAAEPGVRTPQGCECAPDPEARTSRPDSRPAPQRTPACSPRASLRPSQSMLPAAMKSLGLALLALLLCPSPAHGLWCQDCTLANSSHCAPKQCQPTDTVCASVRITDPSSSKSGPGRKDHSVNKMCASSCDFVKRHFFSDYLMGFINSGILKVDVDCCEKDLCNGAAAAGRSPWALAGGLLLSLGPALLWAGP; encoded by the exons ATGGGCAGAGGGGGCAGAAACCAAGGTCTGCCTAGGGCTTTGAACTCGAAACACCTTTACTCCTGGATGAAAAGGAGCGATGGTAGCTGTGGCTTACTCAGAGCCCAGGAGAGATGGAAGGACAGGTGGAAGCGAGTGCAAGGTGTGAATCTGGCCAACCCTCCCTGTACTCAGATCAGGACCGTCACCttctgggtgtgggtgtggttgGTGACAAAAGTCCCTGGGGCTGGTTTGCCGGTGGGCATCATGGGCGCTCTTAGGAGTAGACCTGGCTGGAACAATCGGAAGCGAGGTGgaggttggggagggaggagcccCAAGGCTGGGCGTCTGAACCCCACGACCGCTACCTCCCTCCTTCGCTGCGTCTTTGTGCATTTCGCTTCCTTTAGCAGCCAAAGCTCTTCCGAGAATCTGCAAAGGGACCACGGCCAAGTGGAGGGGGAGGATCCTCCCACGCCGG GGAGACCGAAGGGCATCGCTCCCCGCGCCGCGCCCGCTGCTGAGCCCGGAGTGCGGACACCCCAGGGATGTGAGTGCGCCCCCGACCCTGAGGCCCGCACTTCACGCCCCGATTCGCG GCCTGCGCCCCAGAGGACCCCTGCCTGCAGCCCCCGCGCCTCTCTCAGGCCCTCTCAGAGCATGCTGCCTGCAGCCATGAAGAGCCTCGGCCTGGCGCTGCTGGCACTGCTGCTGTGCCCCTCGCCGG CCCATGGCCTGTGGTGCCAGGACTGCACCCTGGCCAATTCCAGCCATTGCGCCCCGAAGCAGTGCCAGCCGACCGACACCGTTTGTGCCAGCGTGCGGATCACCGACCCCAGCAGCAGTAAGTCTGGACCTG gcaGGAAGGATCATTCTGTGAACAAGATGTGTGCTTCCTCCTGCGACTTCGTTAAGCGGCACTTTTTCTCAGACTATCTGATGGGGTTCATTAACTCTGGGATCTTAAAAGTCGACGTGGACTGCTGCGAGAAAGATCTGTGCAACGGGGCAGCAGCAGCGGGGCGCAGCCCCTGGGCCCTGGCTGGGGGGCTCCTGCTGAGCCTGGGGCCCGCTCTCCTCTGGGCTGGGCCCTGa
- the LOC114684755 gene encoding lymphocyte antigen 6H isoform X3, whose protein sequence is MPAPQRTPACSPRASLRPSQSMLPAAMKSLGLALLALLLCPSPAHGLWCQDCTLANSSHCAPKQCQPTDTVCASVRITDPSSSRKDHSVNKMCASSCDFVKRHFFSDYLMGFINSGILKVDVDCCEKDLCNGAAAAGRSPWALAGGLLLSLGPALLWAGP, encoded by the exons AT GCCTGCGCCCCAGAGGACCCCTGCCTGCAGCCCCCGCGCCTCTCTCAGGCCCTCTCAGAGCATGCTGCCTGCAGCCATGAAGAGCCTCGGCCTGGCGCTGCTGGCACTGCTGCTGTGCCCCTCGCCGG CCCATGGCCTGTGGTGCCAGGACTGCACCCTGGCCAATTCCAGCCATTGCGCCCCGAAGCAGTGCCAGCCGACCGACACCGTTTGTGCCAGCGTGCGGATCACCGACCCCAGCAGCA gcaGGAAGGATCATTCTGTGAACAAGATGTGTGCTTCCTCCTGCGACTTCGTTAAGCGGCACTTTTTCTCAGACTATCTGATGGGGTTCATTAACTCTGGGATCTTAAAAGTCGACGTGGACTGCTGCGAGAAAGATCTGTGCAACGGGGCAGCAGCAGCGGGGCGCAGCCCCTGGGCCCTGGCTGGGGGGCTCCTGCTGAGCCTGGGGCCCGCTCTCCTCTGGGCTGGGCCCTGa
- the LOC114684755 gene encoding uncharacterized protein LOC114684755 isoform X2, producing the protein MGRGGRNQGLPRALNSKHLYSWMKRSDGSCGLLRAQERWKDRWKRVQGVNLANPPCTQIRTVTFWVWVWLVTKVPGAGLPVGIMGALRSRPGWNNRKRGGGWGGRSPKAGRLNPTTATSLLRCVFVHFASFSSQSSSENLQRDHGQVEGEDPPTPGRPKGIAPRAAPAAEPGVRTPQGCECAPDPEARTSRPDSRPAPQRTPACSPRASLRPSQSMLPAAMKSLGLALLALLLCPSPAHGLWCQDCTLANSSHCAPKQCQPTDTVCASVRITDPSSSRKDHSVNKMCASSCDFVKRHFFSDYLMGFINSGILKVDVDCCEKDLCNGAAAAGRSPWALAGGLLLSLGPALLWAGP; encoded by the exons ATGGGCAGAGGGGGCAGAAACCAAGGTCTGCCTAGGGCTTTGAACTCGAAACACCTTTACTCCTGGATGAAAAGGAGCGATGGTAGCTGTGGCTTACTCAGAGCCCAGGAGAGATGGAAGGACAGGTGGAAGCGAGTGCAAGGTGTGAATCTGGCCAACCCTCCCTGTACTCAGATCAGGACCGTCACCttctgggtgtgggtgtggttgGTGACAAAAGTCCCTGGGGCTGGTTTGCCGGTGGGCATCATGGGCGCTCTTAGGAGTAGACCTGGCTGGAACAATCGGAAGCGAGGTGgaggttggggagggaggagcccCAAGGCTGGGCGTCTGAACCCCACGACCGCTACCTCCCTCCTTCGCTGCGTCTTTGTGCATTTCGCTTCCTTTAGCAGCCAAAGCTCTTCCGAGAATCTGCAAAGGGACCACGGCCAAGTGGAGGGGGAGGATCCTCCCACGCCGG GGAGACCGAAGGGCATCGCTCCCCGCGCCGCGCCCGCTGCTGAGCCCGGAGTGCGGACACCCCAGGGATGTGAGTGCGCCCCCGACCCTGAGGCCCGCACTTCACGCCCCGATTCGCG GCCTGCGCCCCAGAGGACCCCTGCCTGCAGCCCCCGCGCCTCTCTCAGGCCCTCTCAGAGCATGCTGCCTGCAGCCATGAAGAGCCTCGGCCTGGCGCTGCTGGCACTGCTGCTGTGCCCCTCGCCGG CCCATGGCCTGTGGTGCCAGGACTGCACCCTGGCCAATTCCAGCCATTGCGCCCCGAAGCAGTGCCAGCCGACCGACACCGTTTGTGCCAGCGTGCGGATCACCGACCCCAGCAGCA gcaGGAAGGATCATTCTGTGAACAAGATGTGTGCTTCCTCCTGCGACTTCGTTAAGCGGCACTTTTTCTCAGACTATCTGATGGGGTTCATTAACTCTGGGATCTTAAAAGTCGACGTGGACTGCTGCGAGAAAGATCTGTGCAACGGGGCAGCAGCAGCGGGGCGCAGCCCCTGGGCCCTGGCTGGGGGGCTCCTGCTGAGCCTGGGGCCCGCTCTCCTCTGGGCTGGGCCCTGa